The Terracoccus luteus genome includes a region encoding these proteins:
- a CDS encoding beta-ketoacyl-ACP synthase III: MMGVGQYRPERVVMNSEIIGKIDSSDEWIRERSGIVSRHFAAADESVIDMAEKASRAALEHAGIAPEQVGFVLVATVTHPYQTPAAAPELAARLGSTAPAVDISAACAGYCYGVTMASDMVKGGSADYVLVVGVEKLSDFTDPYDRGSAFIFGDGAGACVIGPSDTPGIGPTVWGSDGTQRDAITQRQAWTDLRGSWQESQQDKDLWPAIGMQGQTVFRWAVWGMAPVAQQAIDKAGITADDLDAFIPHQANIRIIDAMVKQLKLPADIPVARDIVTTANTSAASVPIATARMLAEKEIPSGGLALQIGFGAGLVYAAQVVVLP; encoded by the coding sequence ATGATGGGCGTCGGCCAGTACCGGCCCGAGCGGGTCGTCATGAACTCCGAGATCATCGGCAAGATCGACTCGAGCGACGAGTGGATCCGCGAGCGGTCGGGCATCGTCAGCCGGCACTTCGCCGCCGCCGACGAGTCGGTCATCGACATGGCCGAGAAGGCCTCGCGGGCCGCGCTCGAGCACGCCGGGATCGCGCCCGAGCAGGTCGGCTTCGTGCTCGTCGCCACCGTCACCCACCCCTACCAGACGCCCGCGGCGGCCCCCGAGCTCGCCGCACGCCTGGGCTCGACGGCGCCCGCCGTCGACATTTCCGCCGCCTGCGCCGGCTACTGCTACGGCGTGACGATGGCGAGCGACATGGTCAAGGGCGGCTCCGCCGACTACGTCCTCGTCGTCGGGGTCGAGAAGCTCAGCGACTTCACCGACCCCTACGACCGCGGCAGCGCGTTCATCTTCGGCGACGGCGCGGGTGCCTGCGTCATCGGACCGAGCGACACCCCCGGCATCGGGCCGACGGTGTGGGGCTCCGACGGCACCCAGCGCGACGCCATCACCCAGCGCCAGGCCTGGACCGACCTGCGCGGGTCGTGGCAGGAGTCGCAGCAGGACAAGGACCTGTGGCCGGCGATCGGCATGCAGGGCCAGACCGTCTTCCGCTGGGCCGTCTGGGGCATGGCCCCGGTCGCGCAGCAGGCCATCGACAAGGCCGGCATCACCGCCGACGACCTCGACGCCTTCATCCCGCACCAGGCGAACATCCGCATCATCGACGCGATGGTCAAGCAGCTCAAGCTGCCGGCCGACATCCCCGTCGCCCGCGACATCGTCACGACCGCGAACACGTCGGCGGCCTCCGTGCCGATCGCGACCGCGCGCATGCTCGCCGAGAAGGAGATCCCGAGCGGCGGCCTGGCCCTGCAGATCGGCTTCGGCGCGGGCCTCGTCTACGCCGCCCAGGTCGTCGTCCTGCCCTAA
- a CDS encoding ACP S-malonyltransferase yields MLAIVCPGQGSQTPGFLTPWLGLAGARDRLAWLGAAAGVDLVAHGTESDADTIKDTAVAQPLIVGAGLLALPALLADDPSTASAAAALPAGSVTAGHSVGEITAAAAAGVLSAEAAMVFVRERGRGMASASAVTPTGMAAVLGGDPDEVLAAIDAAGLTPANVNGGGQVVAAGTLEQIEAFATQPPAKARVIPLQVAGAFHTHHMAPAVDVLDGYSRAMTTAAPQVTLLSNADGAPVSDGAEVLGRLVRQVSNPVRWDLCMQTMLDLGVTGLIEIPPAGTLVGLAKRAMKGVETLALKTPDDLDAARRLVADHAG; encoded by the coding sequence GTGCTCGCGATCGTCTGCCCTGGACAGGGCTCCCAGACCCCCGGCTTCCTCACCCCCTGGCTCGGGCTCGCGGGTGCCCGCGACCGCCTCGCGTGGCTCGGGGCGGCCGCCGGTGTCGACCTCGTGGCCCACGGCACCGAGAGCGACGCCGACACGATCAAGGACACCGCGGTGGCCCAGCCGCTCATCGTCGGCGCCGGCCTGCTCGCCCTGCCCGCGCTGCTCGCCGACGACCCGAGCACGGCGTCCGCCGCAGCCGCGCTGCCCGCCGGCTCGGTGACCGCCGGCCACTCCGTCGGCGAGATCACGGCGGCCGCGGCCGCCGGCGTCCTGTCCGCCGAGGCCGCCATGGTCTTCGTGCGGGAGCGCGGGCGCGGCATGGCCTCGGCGAGCGCCGTCACCCCGACCGGCATGGCGGCGGTGCTCGGGGGCGACCCCGACGAGGTGCTCGCCGCCATCGACGCCGCCGGTCTGACGCCGGCCAACGTCAACGGCGGCGGTCAGGTCGTGGCCGCCGGCACGCTCGAGCAGATCGAGGCGTTCGCGACGCAGCCCCCGGCCAAGGCCCGCGTCATCCCGCTGCAGGTCGCCGGCGCCTTCCACACCCACCACATGGCGCCTGCCGTCGACGTCCTCGACGGGTACTCCCGCGCGATGACGACCGCGGCGCCGCAGGTGACCCTGCTCTCGAACGCCGACGGCGCCCCCGTGTCGGACGGCGCGGAGGTGCTCGGCCGGCTCGTGCGACAGGTGAGCAACCCCGTGCGCTGGGACCTCTGCATGCAGACGATGCTCGACCTCGGCGTGACCGGCCTCATCGAGATCCCGCCGGCCGGCACCCTCGTCGGGCTGGCGAAGCGCGCCATGAAGGGCGTCGAGACCCTCGCCCTCAAGACCCCCGACGACCTCGACGCCGCCCGGCGCCTCGTCGCCGACCACGCCGGGTGA
- a CDS encoding PucR family transcriptional regulator: MTSPPRRLPGEGTAHTVEQSAGELARLAMARMDETLGWYRELSAAQRSQVGLVAQAGISQFVEWLRQRERHAPSAISIFANAPQELTRAVSLRHTLDLVRTVVDVVEARATSLAGPGDEQLVLESVLRFSREIAFAAAEVYAGAAEARGAWDARLEALVVDAVLRGEADDSMQSRAAALGWDDVAGVTFVVGRAPLAASSPDAPAATVDSLRRAARHLGVEALAIVQRDRLIAIVGGTRDPLPVVEHVADRFGPGPVVVGPTVPHLFAAGRSARAALSGLTAAVAWPGAPRVVESDELLPERALAGDLPARRRLLDRAHRPLTESAQSSQSPLLETATAYFEHGGSLEASARALFVHPNTVRYRLARITDVTGYDLTRPRDAWAVRVAVTLGRLGGTGATPGPAVGLSDAGQPAPVGRRGLEESSNL, from the coding sequence GTGACCTCGCCCCCGCGCCGCCTCCCGGGCGAGGGGACGGCGCACACGGTCGAGCAGAGCGCGGGCGAGCTCGCCCGCCTCGCGATGGCCCGCATGGACGAGACCCTCGGCTGGTACCGCGAGCTGTCCGCCGCCCAGCGCTCGCAGGTCGGCCTCGTCGCCCAGGCCGGCATCTCGCAGTTCGTCGAGTGGCTGCGCCAGCGCGAGCGGCACGCCCCCTCCGCGATCTCGATCTTCGCCAACGCCCCGCAGGAGCTCACCCGCGCCGTCAGCCTGCGCCACACCCTCGACCTCGTGCGCACCGTCGTCGACGTCGTCGAGGCCCGGGCCACCTCGCTCGCCGGGCCGGGTGACGAGCAGCTCGTGCTCGAGTCGGTGCTGCGGTTCTCGCGCGAGATCGCCTTCGCCGCCGCCGAGGTCTACGCCGGCGCCGCCGAGGCGCGCGGAGCCTGGGACGCCCGGCTCGAGGCCCTCGTCGTCGACGCCGTGCTGAGGGGCGAGGCCGACGACTCGATGCAGTCGCGCGCCGCCGCCCTGGGCTGGGACGACGTCGCGGGCGTCACCTTCGTCGTCGGGCGCGCGCCCCTCGCCGCCAGCTCGCCCGACGCGCCCGCGGCCACGGTCGACAGCCTGCGCCGCGCCGCGCGCCACCTCGGGGTCGAGGCCCTCGCGATCGTGCAGCGCGACCGGCTCATCGCCATCGTCGGCGGCACCCGCGACCCACTGCCCGTCGTCGAGCACGTCGCCGACCGCTTCGGCCCCGGACCGGTGGTCGTCGGCCCCACCGTGCCCCACCTCTTCGCCGCCGGCCGCTCGGCCCGCGCCGCCCTGAGCGGGCTGACCGCCGCCGTCGCCTGGCCCGGCGCCCCCCGCGTCGTGGAGTCCGACGAGCTGCTCCCCGAGCGGGCCCTCGCCGGCGACCTCCCCGCCCGCCGCCGCCTGCTCGACCGCGCCCACCGCCCGCTCACCGAGTCGGCGCAGTCGTCGCAGTCGCCGCTGCTCGAGACCGCGACCGCCTACTTCGAGCACGGCGGCTCCCTCGAGGCCAGCGCCCGCGCCCTCTTCGTGCACCCCAACACCGTGCGCTACCGCCTCGCGCGCATCACCGACGTCACCGGCTACGACCTGACCCGCCCGCGCGACGCGTGGGCCGTCCGGGTCGCCGTGACGCTGGGTCGGCTCGGCGGCACCGGTGCCACCCCCGGGCCTGCCGTGGGGCTGTCGGATGCCGGCCAGCCCGCTCCCGTGGGTCGCCGCGGTTTGGAGGAATCCTCCAACCTATGA